The Chryseobacterium oranimense genome contains the following window.
ATCCTACGAAATGGTATATGAGCCTGAAAAGCATAAAAAACCGGGAGCTATTGCAAAATTTATTTTAAAAACCTTTGTGAAACCAAAAGTGGTTGGTGAAAAAGCATATCCGAGAGATTCCCCTACAGCTCCGCAGTTTTTAATTTCCGGAAGAAAAAACTTTGATGAAGAGAAGAAAAGACTGATCGGTTTTATTCAGAAAACCCAACAGTTGGGTCCGGAGGCTTTTGATGGGAAAGAATCATTTTCTTTTGGTAAACTCAATTCCCAGGAATGGAATAATATGTTTGCAAAACATCTGAACCATCACCTTTCCCAATTTGGCGTTTAAAATCACACAATATGAAAAAACTTTTATGGATCCTCATTCTTGCCTGCAATTTTGCATGGGGACAGATGCCGGATATTTCCAATGTCTGGCTGAATAACAGCAAACCCTACACCGGGACGATAGGTGATAAGGGACAAGAGCTCAAGCTGAAAGTCAATATCTCCGAACAGAATAAAAAAAATGATCAGGAATATTTTATTTCCGGCTATTCTCTGGTAAATGACAGCTATGCAAAATACGAAGGGAAAATAACCATCACGAAATACAGAGATGCCAAGAGAAAGGGCGTCGTATTCGGGGATTATGAACTGGCGGAAGAACCCAAAGGAAAGCATTCCGGTATTTTTAAAGGTAAATTTGTTTATACCTTCAGATGGAATAAGAAAACTGAGAAAATAGAAGGACAGTATATAGAACTTATTGGTGATTGGAAAAGTTATGACGGAATATTGGACTTCAAGACCCGTTTAAAAAATCAGTAACCATGTTAAGACGCATACTGGCTGTTCCTGCAGGGCTCATTGCAGGAATCATCTGCATTACCCTTGTTGAAAAAATAGGGCATTACCTGTATCCACCCCCTGCTGCAGCCGGAAACGGGGATATGGCGGCAATGAAAGAATATGTTGCCCAGGCTCCCTTTATGGCATTCTTCTTTGTCATCATCGGATATGCATTGGCTGCTTTCGTTTCAGGATTCACAGCATCAAAAATTTCTAATACAGGAAAACATACTTCTGCGGTTATCTGTGGAGT
Protein-coding sequences here:
- a CDS encoding DUF1569 domain-containing protein, with the translated sequence MENVFDAKDAQNYIDRINNLVEDTHGLWGKMTVDQMLAHCSVSYEMVYEPEKHKKPGAIAKFILKTFVKPKVVGEKAYPRDSPTAPQFLISGRKNFDEEKKRLIGFIQKTQQLGPEAFDGKESFSFGKLNSQEWNNMFAKHLNHHLSQFGV